The Bryobacteraceae bacterium genome includes a window with the following:
- the potB gene encoding spermidine/putrescine ABC transporter permease: MNRRLRALALAPAAALLIATVAVPFIVLAAYAFQTRGAYGGVMPPWTLENWQRLADPLYFGILARSFAVAAAATALCLLMAFPLALAIVRSGRWKNLLLALVMVPFWTSLLIRTYAWMFLLRDTGLVNSALLKAGLISEPLPLLYNWGAVVLGLVYAHLPFMVLPLYAALERQEPHLLEAAADLGARDWQAFWRVTLPLAAPGIRAGVLLVFIPCLGTYLIPDLLGGGKTILAGTLIQNQFTASRDWPFGSAVSLALMAAVLILLWMEARRREEPLL, translated from the coding sequence ATGAACCGGCGGCTCCGAGCGCTGGCGCTCGCGCCCGCGGCTGCACTGCTCATCGCCACGGTTGCCGTCCCTTTCATCGTTCTGGCGGCTTACGCGTTCCAGACCCGCGGGGCATACGGGGGCGTGATGCCGCCGTGGACGCTGGAAAACTGGCAGCGGCTCGCGGATCCGCTCTATTTCGGCATCCTGGCGAGGTCGTTCGCTGTCGCGGCAGCAGCCACGGCGCTCTGCCTGCTGATGGCCTTTCCTCTGGCCCTGGCCATCGTCCGCTCAGGCCGGTGGAAGAACCTGCTGCTTGCGCTGGTGATGGTTCCGTTCTGGACCAGCCTGCTGATCCGCACGTATGCCTGGATGTTCCTTCTGCGCGACACGGGCCTCGTCAACAGCGCCCTGCTGAAGGCGGGCCTCATCAGCGAACCGTTGCCGCTGCTCTACAACTGGGGCGCCGTCGTCCTGGGGCTGGTGTACGCGCATCTGCCGTTCATGGTGCTGCCGCTCTACGCAGCGCTGGAGCGGCAGGAGCCTCATCTGCTGGAGGCGGCTGCGGATCTCGGCGCCCGCGACTGGCAGGCGTTCTGGCGCGTCACGCTGCCGCTGGCCGCGCCCGGCATCCGCGCCGGCGTGCTGCTGGTCTTCATCCCCTGCCTGGGAACGTATCTGATTCCCGACCTGCTGGGCGGCGGGAAGACGATTCTCGCGGGGACGCTGATCCAGAACCAGTTCACGGCGTCGCGCGACTGGCCGTTCGGCTCGGCCGTTTCCCTTGCGCTGATGGCGGCGGTGCTGATCCTGCTCTGGATGGAGGCGCGGCGGAGAGAGGAGCCGCTGCTGTGA